CAACTTCACattaatcaaaatcaaatagtTTGTATACCATTTATACGACAATGATTTTTACgcgtttaaattgttatatttctagATATGCGAACTAATCGGCGGGTATCTAGCCGGCAGCCTGTCGGTCATGAGCGACGCGGCGCACATGCTCAGCGACTGCGGCGGGTTCGCGCTCGCGCTGCTGGCCTTCCGATGCGCGTCCAGACCGCCCACTGTCAACATGTCGTATGGATATCGGAGGGCTGGTGAGTGAGGcatttgtttgaatttgttttggCGTATCAcgatatgtatacatatagcCGTGAAATGCAGATTATATagctcaaactcaaaaatttaCTCATTCTAtttctagaagcactttaaaatagttataacaaagttttttaaaatagttataacaAAGTTTTACCACTTACCGGTTATCACCGGTCCACTGGTTtagaaagcagtttctacagtactatatattaagaaagatAATTCATACGATACATTGCATACATATTAtggatgtatattttatattagtagcaGTTGTCATCACTAAGGTAGCTTGGCATTACTTACCACAAATCATCTAAGAAACAGCATTGAAAGTAGCTTTGTCGAATTGGCCTGAGATTTATTGCTATgtcatttaaattagaaaatcgCATATCGACCTTTCTCAATAGAGGAATTATTATTCTGTTGTAAATATGCAACAGTACGTGTGTTTATCTCAAGTAATTATCTGGAGGAAATTGGTTGCTTCCCCTTTCCTAGTCATTTCAAATGAGTTTCTTCACAGTAGTTCTTACAATTTCAGAGGTGCTTGGCGCGATGGCGTCCGTTCTACTCATATGGGCGCTGACGGGCGTGTTCGTGTACGTGGCCGCGCTGCGCGTGCGCACCGGCGAGTACACCATCGAGCCGGACATGATGATGATCGTGTCGGGCTGCGGGGTCGCTTTCAACGTGCTACTGGCGTTGGTGTTGCATGGATGCGCTTCGGATATTGGTAAGGATTTCTGTTGAgcgtcataaaaaaaaacttaaccaTCAAAATACAACGTTTAAATGCGATTTTCATAATCGCATTTAAACATTGAACCAAGAGGTTCGGGTCACAAAGAAACTAAAATACGTTTATGTGCTGTCCAGTCTGGTATTAATAAAAgcatagtaatattaataaaaagcgaAGCGATATTAAGATACTCATAATTTTCCCAATCTTCTAACAACACTTCTAtagttttaaatcaaataacatGTAAACTTGTACATTACTTCCTTgcttttatacttaattaactTTCAATCACTCCCCCACCAGCCCACCACCACTCGCACGGCGGCGCGGCATgcacgcacgcgcacgcgcacgcgcacggcTCGCCGAAGCGCTTCCGTCTGTTCGGACGGCGGGACAAGCCCGCAAACGGCGTGCCCAACGGCGACTACAGTCTGAAGGATATGGCCGCCGCTGAGACCAGCGTGGTGGGGGCCACGCAGAGGTGCGTGTACAATTAGAGAAACTATTCTGTTTCCGGTCTCTATAAATCTGTATTTCTATACttgtattgatttataattaaaattgagcTAAAGAGTCTGTTTGCtcatttgtttgaatgcactaatctcagggaCGACAGGgtcgatttcaaaatttttttcatcttTGGATTGGTTCGTGATTCCTGAACGTCATAAGGGCTGTAACCACAAGCTTAACTTATttgtattactagctgtactaaaaagtttttattttatatatttattaaatcggttcagttcaTGCATCTTAATTGTAATGTAGaagaataataacataatatgatgaGGGGAGGTGTAGAAGAAGATTTCTAATTAGATGATatacgttatatttatttacagaaatatAAATCTACGGGCGGCTCTAATACACGTGATAGGGGATCTAATTCAGAGCTGTGGAGTTCTTCTCGCcgctattataattaagttttacgTAAGTTTTCCTACAAACTAATGTCTTCTACAAATCTCTATACAACCAGAATGCCATTGTAAGTCCATTAAAAGAGtcctcatttattattatttctttaattcttCAGTTAAATTGACATCAAAATCACACGGAAGAAACTTATAAcgattttgaatataaaagttttcctataaaatatgttaattacttaaaaaatacagtacaaTTGTTAACCAACCTCATttctttgaagtcggttaaaaatgaatatgtttCTCCACAGCCAGAAGCGAAAGTGATAGACCCAATATGCACGTTCGTGTTCAGTATACTCGTTCTGCTGACGTCGGCGCGTGTGGTGCGAGACGCGCTGTCCATGCTGATGCAGGCCGTGCCGCACGACTTTAGGTGGGTCTGAGTGGGTTTTTGTTTCTAGGAACATTTTTGAAGTGTGGGACTCTTGGGGTTTGATTGTGACAGTATAttttgacgattcaaaagcgcttaTAAAGAAGTGTActtgaattaatgaaattaatgtagCGTGTAGATTTGTTGGTCCTTCGAACTAGATTAGATTCTATGCGATATGAGTATAAAACAGAATTAAGAGGTTTCCTGTAgagttgtattataaatgttgtgaataattatagtggaaaaaaaatttaataagcaagctaatttataataatttctgtGTCTTACTcatgaaatgtaaattttattattttaataacaattttttatacaactaatatatgatatatctaACGATCTTACTTTCATCTAGCCCATTCCTAAAACATAACACTCCTTTTGGCACAATCGGATAAAACCAACTTCAATAGCGGTGTATGGTGCGCAGGTACCGCGAGTGCGTGAGCGCGCTGTCGGCGGTGAGCGGCGTGCGGCACGTGCACTCGGTGCACGCGTGGGCGCTCTCCACGCACCACGTCGTGCTCACCGCGCACGTCGCTATCGGTGAGCGGTTCAtcgtcatcgtcatcatcatcatcatcatcatcatattcaTCATTAACATAAGTCTATTCGCGAAGTTAATCAAATGCACCCACCATGGGGTAGAGCACGCTGAACCCTACCAAGGGGGGATAGATTTGACTATGACTATAATTTAAGCAGATGCATATCGATAACAATGTTTTATGCTACTTTTTAACTCCCTTCTTTTATGTCAATATGATACACcagatttatttgttatttgactCTCCGCCCCCCTCTACTCATAATTATGATGAATCGAAAATGTGCGTGCGCAGACGAGCTGGCGGAGTGGGAGGCGGTGCTGTCGCGGTGCCAGGCGCTCGCGCGCTCGCAGTACGGCGTGGCCAGCGCGTGCTTCCAGGTGGAGCGGTACAGCGCCGAGATGTCCGCCTGCCGCAGCTGCGCGCACCTCGCCGCGCCCTGACACCTTTCCACGCTGTGCCGCTAGGTGACGCTCCCTTCTGCTGCCGCTCGCCGGCTTCCA
This DNA window, taken from Zerene cesonia ecotype Mississippi chromosome 26, Zerene_cesonia_1.1, whole genome shotgun sequence, encodes the following:
- the LOC119837035 gene encoding zinc transporter 2-like isoform X1 codes for the protein MSDELEARMWDEGGSRYEQRNHGAYYESAFASSEHLDRAPLLAQDSYTEVTVTAPAEAEEHCHWKRPEPPSAVPQLLTALVLCFVFMICELIGGYLAGSLSVMSDAAHMLSDCGGFALALLAFRCASRPPTVNMSYGYRRAEVLGAMASVLLIWALTGVFVYVAALRVRTGEYTIEPDMMMIVSGCGVAFNVLLALVLHGCASDIAHHHSHGGAACTHAHAHAHGSPKRFRLFGRRDKPANGVPNGDYSLKDMAAAETSVVGATQRNINLRAALIHVIGDLIQSCGVLLAAIIIKFYPEAKVIDPICTFVFSILVLLTSARVVRDALSMLMQAVPHDFRYRECVSALSAVSGVRHVHSVHAWALSTHHVVLTAHVAIDELAEWEAVLSRCQALARSQYGVASACFQVERYSAEMSACRSCAHLAAP
- the LOC119837035 gene encoding zinc transporter 2-like isoform X2 — its product is MKLLNDSYTEVTVTAPAEAEEHCHWKRPEPPSAVPQLLTALVLCFVFMICELIGGYLAGSLSVMSDAAHMLSDCGGFALALLAFRCASRPPTVNMSYGYRRAEVLGAMASVLLIWALTGVFVYVAALRVRTGEYTIEPDMMMIVSGCGVAFNVLLALVLHGCASDIAHHHSHGGAACTHAHAHAHGSPKRFRLFGRRDKPANGVPNGDYSLKDMAAAETSVVGATQRNINLRAALIHVIGDLIQSCGVLLAAIIIKFYPEAKVIDPICTFVFSILVLLTSARVVRDALSMLMQAVPHDFRYRECVSALSAVSGVRHVHSVHAWALSTHHVVLTAHVAIDELAEWEAVLSRCQALARSQYGVASACFQVERYSAEMSACRSCAHLAAP